One window from the genome of Mustelus asterias unplaced genomic scaffold, sMusAst1.hap1.1 HAP1_SCAFFOLD_92, whole genome shotgun sequence encodes:
- the LOC144484098 gene encoding uncharacterized protein LOC144484098, whose protein sequence is MEKPWKCGDCGKGYNAPSELETHRRSHTGERPFTCSQCGKGFTRSSHLQRHQRVHTGERPFTCSQCGKGFTRSSHLLSHKVTHTNERPFKCTDCGSGFKSSRELKSHQRIHTEERPFSCSHCTKMFRTTFHLRKHQRVHTGERPFTCSVCGNGFTQLSILLRHNLIHTSERPFKCSDCGSGFKSSVDLVSHQRIHTEERPFSCSHCTMRFKWSSALRIHQRVHTGERPFACSVCGKGLTRLSNLQKHQQIHK, encoded by the coding sequence atggagaaaccgtggaaatgtggggactgtgggaagggatacaatgccccatcagagctggaaactcatcgacgcagtcacactggagagagaccattcacctgctctcaatgtgggaagggattcactcggtcatcccacctgcagagacaccagcgtgttcacactggggagaggccattcacctgctctcagtgtgggaagggattcactcggtcctcccacctgctgagtcacaaagtcactcacaccaatgagagaccctttaaatgtactgactgtgggagtggatttAAAAGTTCTCGAGAACTGAAGtctcaccagcgcattcacactgaggagagaccgttcagctgctctcactgcacaaagatgtTTAGAACGACATTccacctgcggaaacaccagcgagttcacactggggagaggccgttcacctgctctgtgtgtgggaacgggttcactcagttatccatcctgctgagacacaatctcattcacaccagtgagagaccctttaaatgttctgactgtgggagcggattcaaaagctcagtggatctggtgtcccaccagcgcattcacactgaggagcgaccgttcagctgctctcactgcacaatgagatttaaatggtcatctgcactgcggatacaccagcgagttcacactggggagcggccgttcgcctgctctgtgtgtgggaagggattgactcggttatccaacctgcagaaacaccaacagATTCACAAATGA